Below is a window of Hyalangium ruber DNA.
GGCGGTCCCTTCGTCGCCGCGTGGACGACCCAGTTGTGCAGCGCCAGCGGCCACAGCCCCGCACCGCGCTCGTCCTTGGGAAAGCCGTCTTGGCACATGCCCAGGTCACCAAGCGCAGCCCAGACGACCGAGCGGAAGTCCTCATCGTCGATACCGCGCTCACCCTGCTCCACCAGGTTGTTCCGCAGCAACCACAGCTTGAGCGCCTCCGTGGGCTGATCGTCTCGAAGGGCCAGCCGGGCGTTGTAGAAGACGAGGGTCTGCTTCGGCGGCGCTTCGTCCGCGACGGCGGTCGTCGCCAGGGTGAGGGTGAGGAGGGAGCTCGCCCAGGACATCAGAACATCCACCCGGCACTGAACGTCAGCTCCCACCACAGGCCCAGATCCGAGCCCGTGATGGGCAGCGCGACCATGGCGCGCGGCGTAAAGAAGCCCCCGGTCTGGAAGTAGACGTCCAGGCCAAGGCCCGCGAGCAGGTTGTACCGCCCTCCATCGATCTGCATGCCAGGGGGAAGCTTGCCCTCGAGGTTCTCCCGCTCGTCCTCCGAGAGTCTGGGAGCGACGAGCGACCTGGCGACTTCGCCGAAGGTCGCGCCAGAGAGCGCCCCCGGGTAGTACGCATATCGAACCCCCGCGTTCGCGGAGAACACGAGCTCGGTGGCGGGGAAGAATCCGGGCCGCGAGGTCGCCACCCCCTCCGCCAGGGGATAGCCTACGTTGAGGTCCAGCTCGATTCGACTGGGCCGCCCAGTCTGGCGATACGGAGTCAGCGCCAGCTTGTCGGTGCTGTCACTCCCCCAGGTCAGCACCCGGGTGATGGCAAGCTCCCCCATGAAGCTTCCCACCGGCTTGCGGACGAACCCTCCGAATCGCGCGCTGCTGAAGTTGTTGAGTTCGAGGAGCTGGCTGCCTATCAGGCCGAACCCCAGCCGCTTCTTGCGCCAGTCGAAACGCACGGCACGAGAGGCAACGCCAATCATCCGCTCGCTGAGCACCTCGATTGGCGTCCGATAGCGCTCGAGGGTCTTGTCCTCCTGGGCCTCTTCGGGAGGCGGCGCTTCCTTCTCTTGCTGCTCAGGCGTGTCCGCTTCTGGCGACGCGGAGGCAGGAGGAGGCTCCTCGCCGGCCCGAGCGACCGACGGCAGTCCGAGAACCGCGACGAGCAGGAGCGCGCTACGGATCAAGCGGAAAACCTCCATCGCCGAGAGCCGGGTAGCGCGGTCGATAGCACTGCTGGCGGTAGCTATCGCGGAAGCGCGTGCCGACATTGTAGACCCCTGCTGAATCGAAGGTTGGGTGATCGCAGAAGCGCGTACACATCAAGAGCGTATTGCTGAGAGGGAACTCACCTCCCTGCCACAGCTCGGTGCCGTAGTACGCCTGCTCCGATCCGGAGATCCCGAACGGCACCGTGAGCGAGAACGCGCTGGCGGCACCCGCGAGGAAGACCTCGTACTCGAGGCGCAGGAGGAAGGGGAAATCCCAGAGCAACCCAAGCGCGTAGGATGATTGCGGCAGCTCATGGTGAGCCTCCGGCAAGAGCGCCAGTGGCTGTGGGGCAGGGCTCAGCGCGGTGCGGAAGACCACCGCGGACACACGCGGATCCTCGGACTGACAATAAGAGAACGCGTCATCCGGAGCAGCCGTCAGCAGCTCATTGTTGAAGAAGGTAGCGACCCCAAAATCCCCCACCTGAACGTTCTGCGAGATCGGTGTCCGCTCGGGAGCCAGGAAGCGCAGCTCGCGCATACGGCCCGCCTGCCCATCGGAGTACTTCCCAACGAAGGTCAAATACTGCGCGCGAGTGGGGAGGATGGGCAGGGTCGAGAAGCGAAAGGGCCCGAGATTCAGGTCGGGAAGGTCCGGTAACAATGGGCAGGAGCGCTGGGCCGCCGGTGGAAGCGTGTCGAGATCATCCTCCAGCTCCGCGGGGCACCAGAGCACGAGATGCTTGAGCGATGCGCGAACGACCGCATGGCCGAGGCTGTCGAAGACGAAGGCACCGCTGACCCGGGGGGTGCTCTTGTCACGCTCGAAGAGGAGGATCTGCTCCAGCGCCGCCTCGATGCGGCTCGCGAGCTGCCCGCTCGCATCATCATGGTGCAGGGCCAAGGAGAGGACCATGTCCCTTCCCTGGGTACGCGCCTCATCGATCCGCGAGCGGAAGCGCGCGGCGAGCTGATCCACGAAGCCCGGATCACGCCATTCGTCGATACAGATCTCGGGCGACCCATCGAGCAGGAGCCGCTGGACCTGCATCGCCCGATGTGGCTCGGAGATCGTCCGCGTACAAGGCTTCAGCAGGAAACCCAGGATGGTGTTGTTGCGAATGGGGTTGCGCAAGGCTGGGAAGGCAGCGCGCACCTCCGGGTTCTTTCGTGCCAGCGCGACCGCCTCGAAGGTGCCTCTCGCGTCGGTCACCGTCGATCGGGCGCAGACACGGGACGCCGTCGAAGCCGCATCCGGCATCGCGTCACCATGGAACACGGCGCGCTCCGACGTCTCGATCGGAGCCCATTCCAGGGGGGAGAATGCCGGAGGACATGCAGGGGTGGACGCATAGCCGTAGGGATTCACGTCGAACGGCTGCTCGAGTTCACCGTATCTCGGATCGCTGATGCGGAAGGTGCGGCGCAACCCCAGTTCCTGCACCTCTTCATTGCGAAGGGTCGGGAACTGGTGGCGGGCGCGCCACTGCACCTGGGTGTTCGCTTCATTGAAGACCCCGTAGACGATCAGGCTGCGGTGGGAATAGGCCGGCCCTGAGCCAATGAGATTGACGTTCACCGAGGCGGGGAGCATCAACTCCCCCTCGCGGTGGTACCGCAGGCGCACTCCGACCTGTCTGGGTGCGCGCGCTACCTTGAGGCTGGTGCTGCCACAGCGAGCCTTGCTTCCACAGTCCACGTGTACATGGGTATGCACCGTGGTGAACTCGGAGACAGGCGTCCAGGCAATCTCACCATCGTCCGTGCGATAGGAGATCTCGATCTGGCTCTCGGGCCCGAGGCCCTGTTCGGCCTCGACGCGATAGAAGACGAACAGCGTCTCCTCCTGGGAGAACCAGGCCGCATCGGCGAGCGTGAAGCCGGCGTTGATGTCGACGATCGGCACCTTCTCGCAGGCCGCGCACGCGACGAGCGCGAGCAGCACACCTATGCGGGCCATGGCATCCACTCAGGCAACGAGCTCCGTGAAAGACACCCTGCCTCCCGCCACCAACCGCTTCACCGCTGACACCAGCTCGTCGTGGCCACGTCGAGCCATGCGGAACTGATCCGCCGGGGAGCTGAACGCCATGTTGGCGCGCACGGCGTTCTGCATGGACGGGGCGAGCTTGCTGATGAAGCTCTCTCGCCAGGCCGGGTGCTGCACCGAGTACCAGCCCGCCAGCCCCTGGACATCCACCTCGAGCAGCATGTCCGCCTGGAGGTCCTGGGGCAGCTTCAGGAGCATGTCCGGGTACAAGATGTCCTGGTACCAAGACGGGAAGGCACCGCTCGAGCGCTTGAGCATGCTCGTCAGGAGCGCCTGGCGATCCTCGGCGCCGACATACGTCAAGAGAACGGACAGCGCTCCGGCCGCATCGAACGCGTGTCCCCGGTCACGGATGGCGTCCGGCGCTGGCCTCGGAGGCGCCGGCAGTGAGCGGCCGGCCCGCGCGGCGTCCAACGCCTCGAACAGATAGCCCTGCTCCTCGTTGGACATGCGATTGGACGACAACAACTGGCTCGCCACCTGCACCTGGAGCTCGGGAGAGAGCGTGCGCGCCACCTCGTGCTGGAAGGCAGGCGGCACCAGGGCAAAGAGAAGCGCCCCGTGGCGCGGCGTCAGGCTCTCGATCAGGTGCGCGATGCCGCTGCTTCCGAACTCCTCGTGAATGCTCCGATAGCTCTCCGCATCCGACTGGGAGAGCAGTGACGCGGAGATGGCGTGGTGATTGAGCTTGCGAAAGAACGCGGCATCAGTGGGGAGCTGCTGCTCGTCCACATGCCGCAAGAACTCCGCGAACCCCACCTTGCGCACCGCGAGCTCACCTTCCGACGAGAAGGCCGAGGACAGCTTGTCGCCAAAGAGGAAGATCGCCTTCGCGAGCAGCTCGAACTCTCCTGCCTTCAGCCATTGGCGGAGGAGCTCCACGACGACGCCCTTCTCTTTCGTCAGCTCGGCCTCTGTCATCCGGCTCGCCCACAGTCGCCGCTGCTCGGCGACAAACGCCGCCTCATCGCGCCCCTCCGCCGACGAGCCATCCGTCGCGGGGGCGTTCCCCGCGGCAGCGGACTCCTCCGATGCCGCTCGCTTGTCGAAGGTGCCGGCCGTCATCTGCGCCAGCATCGCCTTCTCCTCCAGCGACTCCTTCCCGAGGCGGCGAAGCGCCCAGATGATGAGCAACGCAGCCAGGGTTCCAAGGACCAGGGCGATCATCCACGAGAAGTGTGGCAGCAAGCTCACCCACAGCTCGCGCTGTGCGACGGTCGCGTCCCACTGGGCGGGAGGTGGAGAAGGCAGCGGGGGAGTCTCGACACGGGGCGGCTCGGGGACCGGCTCGGGCTTGGGGGCGGGGGGCTCGCTCAGCGTGGGAGAGATCGGCGCGAGGACCTGATGTCCCACGCTCACCTTGAGCCACCCCTTGGACAGGCGCTGCTCGAGTCGCCGGACCAGCGCCTGGACATCCCGAGAGGCGACGGCCTTCTCGTGCGCGAAGTCACAGGACGCCTCGGTCAGGTACTCCTGTGCCGGGACACTTCCGGGGCCTTCGGATTGGCCGATCCCTGGAAGCGAGGAGGCACGCGGCATGTCCACCACCACATGGTCCCGGTAGACGCAGCCCTTGGAGACGCAGCGCTCGGTCGCACAGTCTCGCACCAGCGCCAGGTCGAACTGACGCTCGAGGGCGCGCAGCTCCAGGAGCACAGGCGAGGGAATGTGCTTCTGGGGCACCGGGACGGTGCTCTCCTGGGCCAGGGCACTGGACGACAGCGCGAGGAACAGACAGAGGACGAGGCTTCTCATCAGTAGATCCTCACGACCACACGGCGGTGCCGGGCCAGGCGCTCCTGGGGGCTCAACCCCGTGAGCTGGTCTTCGGGCAGCGGCTTGGTATCGGCATAGCCTTCGACTCGAATGCGCGAGCGTGAAATCCCGACCTCCTCGAGCCGCTGCCGCACCACGATGGCGCGTGCGCTGGAGAGCTCCCAGTTCGTGGCGAACAGGCCGCCGCTCACGATGGGGGTCGAGTCCGTGTGCCCCTCGACCGCGAAGGAGTACTTCGTCGAGTAGGGCGCGAGCACCTGCAGCATCGAGGTGACGGTCTGCTCGAACTGGGAGCGGATCTGGGCCTTGCCCGGGTCGAAGACCAGCCCCGAGTTGAGCGAGAGTTCGAGCCCCTCGTCGGAGACCGTCGTATGCACCAGATCCTGCATCTGCTTCTGCGCGATCTGCGCGTCGATCTCCCGTCGAATGGCATCAAGGCTGGCGGGGCTCTCGCTCCCTGACATGCCCTTGACGATCTGCTGCATCCGGCCCTTGCTGAGGTTGGCCGCGGAGAGCAACAGCACGAAGAAGAGCAGCAGATTGGTGATCAAGTCCGCGTAGCTGAGGAGCCAGCCCTCCTCATGTTCTTTCCGGCGTCGGAGCATGGTCTACCCCGCCCTCGACTCCGCCCTCGGCGCGCTTGCGCCGCGAGCGATGAGCTCGTTCGCGCTCTTCTCGCAGCGATCGAGGAAGCCCAGCCGCTCATCGAGCAGGCCGTTGAGGAAGTGGCCGATGGGCCCGGCGACACCCGCGCCGAAGGCGACCCCGTAGAGCGTCGCGAGCAGGGCAAGGGACATCGCGGCGCCGATGTTGAGGTTGTCCGCGCTCATGTTGCGGAAGAGCTGGATCATGCCCGTGATGGTGCCCACCATCCCAAACGCCGGTCCCAGCTTGGAGAGCATCTCCCAGTTGCTAATCGCCGGCTGCCAGCGGGTGATCTCCTCGTGCCGGAGCTCCAGGAACTCCTTGGCGCTGGCGGCCTCGGGAGCACGATTCAGGATGAGGTCGACCAGCTGCCGGATCGCCTCGAAGCGGCTCTTCTCCGCGAGCGCGAGCGCCTGGCCTCGCTTGCCCTCGCGCCACAGCGCACAGAACTGCTCCCGCTCCTTCTCCATCGCCGACGTCAGCCGCCCGAAGGATTTCAGGCCTGGGATGATCTCTCGCAGGCAGAGGACGGTGCGCAGCGCCGTCGTGCTGCTGGAGCTGACCAGCACCGCCGCGCATGAGCCCACCAGCACCATGACCAAGGCATGGGCGTCGAACGCGGAGATGACCTGCGCGTCTGAGCGGTCCTTGAACCCGAACCAGACGATGAACCCCAAGAGAACAAGGCCAATGATTTGCACGCGAAACCTCCTACTTCCCTTGGCGCTGGAGCTCTTCCAGCTTCTTGCGAACTTCTGGATCGCTCTCGATCGCCTCGACCTGCTCGTAGATTTCGATGGCCTTGTCGCGCTCCCCCATCATCAGCAGCAGCGACGCCTTCGCGCGCAGGAACTCCGGATGAGACTTGTAGCGTTGCAGCACCACCTCGCACCACTCGAGCGCGAGCTGGTAGTTGCCACCCTTGACCGCCTCCTGCATCAGGGTGCGGGCGCGGGTGATGCTCACCTCCGGCGCGCTTTCATCGACTCGCAACCCCCTCGCGCGATAGGCCTCGATGAGCGTCGTGTCCGCCTGCGTGGGAGGCGGCGGAACCACCCGCGTCGCCGGGATGGTCTTCACATCGGGCCTCCCGGCGCCGTGCTCGATGACGATGCGCTGTCCCGTCGACAGCACCGGCACATCGACCTCGGTGATGATGTTGCCGTCGTTCCACCGGACCTTCATCACCGTGGTGGAGCCGAAGCCGAGCGGCCGCGTCAGGTTCCCCTCTTCCTTGAGCGCCGGGTGTTTCTGGGGCTCGGGCTCGATGAGGTAGTAGGTGTAGTTGCGCGCCGAGCAGGACACGAGCAGCGGCAGGATGAGGACGAAGAGTCGGCTCATGGCAGAAAGGGCAACAGAGAGACGTTCATGAGGGAGAAGCCAATCCCCACCTGGCCATTGGTGGACGCGGAGAGGGTGATGCCGTAGTTGGACCTGGCGATGGGCACGCGGACCATGAAGACCGCCGTCAGCAGCGGGTCGAGGACCTCCACGTCCTCACCGCTGATGCCGCGCACCAGGCCGGTGGGAAGGCTCATCAGGACCTTGGCGCCAACCGAGATGTTGAAGGCGCTGGGGATGACTCGGTAGTAGGCCCCTCCCAATCCGAGCACCGGATCGTACAGGGACAGCGAAAACCCGGAGAGGTTGGCGTTGGTCTCTCCCCACTGCTCCATCCAATCGAGAGAGACGTGCTGGCCGGGGTAGATCGTCACATCAAAGAAGGCGTGCGTGATGCTGTCGCCCCGAGCCCGGCGGTCGAGCTCCCGGATGAGCGAGAGGTTGCGTCGCGTCCGCGCCGAGCCGCTCATCGCCGCGTCGAAGTTCTCCGCGAGCAGGATACGGCTGTTGTGAAGATCGATGATCCGCAGCGACACACCCTCGGTCGTCTCATCGAGCCAGATGGCGGTGCGAGCGGGCGCTGAGCTGCCTCGGCTCGTTTCGTCCAAGCGGGTGATCTCGGCTGCACCCAGATTCGTCGTGACCTGCTCGACCAGGCCCTCCTGGACATAGGTGCGAGGCGCCATACAGGCGTCACAGGCGCGAAGCCCCGCGGCGCCGAAGACGCGCACCAACGTGGACAGTGCCTCGGTCGGATACCAGGTCCTCGTCTCCTCGAACGCGGGGTTGACGCTGACGACGATCGCCGGCAGGAGCTCCTTGACTCCCAAGCCCCCCTCCTCGAGCCGCAGCGTGAGGGTCTCATCGAGACGTGAGAGCGCCTCGCGGCTCGCCTCGCGCTGGGCGAGGGCCGCCGTGGGGAGCAATGCGCAGAGGAGCGCGAGCCGAGCTAGAAGCAAACCGACACCTCCACGCCCAGGGAGTGGAACTGGATGAGGCCCAGATCCAGGTAGTCGCCAATTGCCGGGGCATTGCCCATTGAAGGCAGCGTCTCCAGGAAGATTCCGGCGCCGATCCGGTTCTTGAGGCGAAGCTCGAGCCCCAACTGGAATGCGCCAAACGTCGCATCCGGCTCCAGGCCCGTGAGCTGCCCCAGGAGATCATTCAGATCCGGAACCTCTTCTTGGAAGACCAGCGCGCTCTGTCCGTGGATGGAGATCACCGAACCGCCGACGAACGCATAGAGATCGGGCCCTGTCAGTGAGCTCGTCGAGCCAGAGATGAGCCGAGAGACACGCCCTTGTGCCAGCCAGCCGACATGGAGCTCGGGCGCCCAGCTGAACCCCACCGAGAAGCTTCCCACCCACGAGCGCGCCTGGGTGAGCGAGCCTTCGACGCCAGCCTGGAGCCAGGGAAATGGCGTGGCCCGCACCGCGGCGGATCCCGTGGCGTAGGT
It encodes the following:
- a CDS encoding OmpA/MotB family protein, whose amino-acid sequence is MLRRRKEHEEGWLLSYADLITNLLLFFVLLLSAANLSKGRMQQIVKGMSGSESPASLDAIRREIDAQIAQKQMQDLVHTTVSDEGLELSLNSGLVFDPGKAQIRSQFEQTVTSMLQVLAPYSTKYSFAVEGHTDSTPIVSGGLFATNWELSSARAIVVRQRLEEVGISRSRIRVEGYADTKPLPEDQLTGLSPQERLARHRRVVVRIY
- a CDS encoding MotA/TolQ/ExbB proton channel family protein, which encodes MQIIGLVLLGFIVWFGFKDRSDAQVISAFDAHALVMVLVGSCAAVLVSSSSTTALRTVLCLREIIPGLKSFGRLTSAMEKEREQFCALWREGKRGQALALAEKSRFEAIRQLVDLILNRAPEAASAKEFLELRHEEITRWQPAISNWEMLSKLGPAFGMVGTITGMIQLFRNMSADNLNIGAAMSLALLATLYGVAFGAGVAGPIGHFLNGLLDERLGFLDRCEKSANELIARGASAPRAESRAG
- a CDS encoding tetratricopeptide repeat protein: MSRLFVLILPLLVSCSARNYTYYLIEPEPQKHPALKEEGNLTRPLGFGSTTVMKVRWNDGNIITEVDVPVLSTGQRIVIEHGAGRPDVKTIPATRVVPPPPTQADTTLIEAYRARGLRVDESAPEVSITRARTLMQEAVKGGNYQLALEWCEVVLQRYKSHPEFLRAKASLLLMMGERDKAIEIYEQVEAIESDPEVRKKLEELQRQGK